A single window of Dichotomicrobium thermohalophilum DNA harbors:
- a CDS encoding carbon-nitrogen hydrolase family protein: protein MAETKQKKIARSEGGRENQRKIVVRQARLDDVAEIAALSQRVYAPAPGYSQRAIRSQIINFPEGQFVAEYEGQMVGHCATFIISGEVALNPHTWAEITGDGLASRHDPEGDYLYGMEVSVDPNYRRLRIGRRLYAMREKLCQELRLKGIVFGGRMPGYARRQRTYPNPEDYVQAVSDRKIRDTAIRFHLSNGFEPVGVLKDYDPDDKESLGYATHMVWLNPYYVEAGEKPGSERAMAQPDQVRVATVQLQMRGIKDASEFERQIEYFVDVAADYRADFVQFPELMTLQLLSAEPKPLPPSEGMARIAEYTDWFKDFMHRLAMRYNINIIGGTHPVRDEDGEIRNAAFVFLRDGSVHRQDKIHITPDEAYWWSLKGGSRVDVINTDCGPIGVLVCYDSEFPELARHLVNQGAMLLFVPFCTDEPRGYLRVRYCCHARAIENQIYVVLSGVVGNLPNVENMDIHYAESAILTPCDFAFARDGVAADAAPNTETIVFADLKLSDLRVARSSGSVRNLRDRRFDLYRVVWNTRRS from the coding sequence ATGGCCGAAACCAAGCAGAAGAAGATCGCCCGCAGCGAGGGCGGCCGCGAAAACCAGCGGAAGATTGTCGTGCGACAGGCGCGGCTTGACGACGTGGCCGAGATCGCCGCGCTCAGCCAGCGCGTCTACGCGCCCGCTCCGGGCTATAGCCAGCGCGCGATCCGCAGCCAGATCATCAATTTCCCGGAGGGGCAGTTCGTCGCCGAATACGAAGGCCAGATGGTCGGGCACTGCGCCACTTTCATCATCTCCGGTGAAGTCGCACTGAACCCGCACACCTGGGCGGAGATCACCGGCGACGGCTTAGCCTCTCGCCATGACCCGGAGGGCGACTACCTTTACGGCATGGAGGTCAGCGTCGACCCCAACTACCGCCGGCTGCGCATTGGCCGGCGGCTCTACGCCATGCGCGAGAAACTGTGCCAGGAACTGCGCCTCAAGGGCATCGTGTTCGGCGGGCGGATGCCCGGCTACGCCCGGAGGCAGCGGACCTATCCCAACCCCGAGGACTACGTCCAGGCGGTCAGCGATCGAAAGATCCGCGACACGGCGATCCGCTTTCACCTGTCCAACGGCTTTGAACCGGTCGGCGTGCTCAAGGACTACGACCCGGACGACAAGGAATCGCTGGGCTACGCCACGCATATGGTCTGGCTGAACCCCTACTATGTCGAGGCGGGCGAAAAGCCAGGCTCGGAACGGGCGATGGCCCAGCCGGACCAGGTCCGCGTCGCCACCGTCCAGCTCCAGATGCGCGGCATCAAGGACGCCAGCGAGTTCGAGCGTCAGATCGAGTACTTCGTGGACGTCGCGGCGGACTACCGCGCGGATTTCGTGCAGTTCCCGGAACTGATGACGCTCCAGCTCCTCTCCGCCGAGCCGAAGCCGCTGCCGCCCAGCGAGGGTATGGCGCGCATCGCCGAGTACACCGACTGGTTCAAGGATTTCATGCACCGGCTGGCGATGCGCTACAACATCAACATCATCGGCGGCACGCACCCGGTCCGTGACGAGGACGGCGAGATCCGCAACGCGGCCTTCGTATTCCTGCGCGACGGCTCGGTTCACCGGCAGGACAAGATCCACATCACGCCAGACGAGGCCTATTGGTGGAGCCTGAAGGGCGGCAGCCGCGTCGATGTCATCAATACCGATTGCGGGCCGATCGGCGTGCTGGTCTGCTACGATTCCGAGTTCCCGGAACTGGCGCGCCATCTCGTCAATCAGGGCGCGATGCTGCTGTTCGTGCCGTTCTGCACGGACGAGCCGCGCGGTTATCTGCGTGTACGCTACTGCTGCCACGCGCGGGCCATCGAGAACCAGATTTACGTCGTGCTGTCTGGCGTCGTGGGGAACCTGCCGAACGTGGAGAATATGGACATCCACTACGCTGAAAGCGCGATCCTCACGCCGTGCGATTTCGCCTTCGCCCGCGACGGGGTGGCGGCCGACGCGGCGCCGAATACCGAGACCATCGTGTTCGCCGATCTGAAGCTGTCGGACCTGCGTGTGGCGCGCTCGTCCGGGTCGGTGCGCAACCTGCGCGACCGTCGCTTCGATCTTTACCGGGTGGTGTGGAACACCCGGCGCTCATGA
- a CDS encoding lysophospholipid acyltransferase family protein — protein MLRSIAFHAAFYLTTILFMLFGLPLFFAPRSWVLWAWKLHTRTIILLLRWIGRVDMEVRGLERLPEGGYIVASKHQSAWDTIAPMAYLPDPAVILKKELMDIPLYGQFARKLGMIPVRRDHGAVALREMARIARTRAKEGRQVFIFPEGTRRAPGAPPDYKPGVVLLYEELDAPCVPLALNSGLYWPRHAWRLNPGTIIMEFLEPIPPGLPREEFRRRLIEATERGTARLVSEGQVQSRLQRNAA, from the coding sequence TTGCTCCGTTCCATCGCCTTTCATGCCGCGTTCTACCTGACGACCATCCTGTTCATGCTGTTCGGCCTGCCGCTGTTTTTCGCGCCGCGAAGCTGGGTGCTGTGGGCATGGAAGCTGCACACGCGCACGATCATCCTGCTGCTGCGCTGGATCGGCCGCGTGGACATGGAGGTGCGCGGCCTGGAGCGGCTGCCAGAGGGCGGCTACATCGTCGCGTCGAAGCACCAGTCGGCCTGGGACACGATTGCGCCGATGGCTTATCTTCCGGATCCGGCCGTGATTCTGAAAAAGGAACTGATGGACATCCCACTTTACGGCCAGTTCGCCCGCAAGCTGGGGATGATCCCGGTCCGGCGCGATCATGGCGCGGTGGCGCTGCGGGAAATGGCGCGGATCGCGCGGACGCGCGCCAAAGAGGGTCGGCAGGTGTTCATCTTCCCGGAAGGCACCCGGCGGGCGCCCGGCGCACCGCCCGATTACAAGCCCGGCGTCGTTCTGCTCTATGAGGAACTGGATGCGCCGTGCGTGCCGCTCGCGCTGAATTCTGGGCTCTACTGGCCGCGGCACGCGTGGCGGCTCAATCCGGGGACGATCATCATGGAGTTTCTGGAGCCGATCCCGCCGGGGCTGCCGCGCGAGGAGTTCCGCCGCCGGCTGATCGAGGCGACGGAGCGCGGTACGGCGCGCCTTGTCTCGGAAGGGCAGGTTCAGAGCCGCCTGCAGAGAAATGCCGCTTGA
- a CDS encoding glutamine amidotransferase-related protein, with protein MKQMSRDDEFAPAAGEAGRAPAGGKPKVLCIVHKRQSNPGYVGRWLTGHGYALDLRRPRFGDPVPESVQDYAGVVVFGGPMSANDDFDYIHAERDLIERTLKADLPFLGICLGGQLLAKQLGARVYSHSRGQVEIGYYPIRPLKPGRRFPHWPSHVYQWHREGFDVPRDSIRLAEGPVFEHQAFQYGPAFGLQFHPEMTLPMIDRWTTHAHRRLRLPGAKPRRQHIADHQIHGPRQRLWLNHFLAAWIKKRA; from the coding sequence ATGAAACAGATGAGCCGCGACGACGAATTCGCGCCCGCTGCCGGCGAGGCCGGCCGGGCGCCTGCCGGCGGTAAGCCAAAAGTGCTCTGCATCGTGCACAAGCGCCAGTCGAACCCGGGCTATGTCGGGCGCTGGCTGACCGGTCACGGCTACGCTCTAGACCTGCGCCGGCCGCGCTTTGGCGATCCGGTGCCCGAGAGCGTTCAGGACTATGCCGGCGTGGTCGTTTTCGGTGGGCCGATGAGCGCGAATGACGACTTCGACTACATCCACGCCGAGCGCGACCTGATCGAGCGCACGCTGAAGGCCGATCTGCCGTTTCTCGGCATCTGCCTGGGCGGGCAGCTTCTGGCCAAGCAGCTTGGCGCACGGGTCTATTCGCATTCGCGCGGGCAGGTTGAGATCGGCTATTATCCCATTCGCCCGCTAAAGCCAGGACGGCGCTTCCCGCACTGGCCCAGCCATGTCTATCAGTGGCACCGCGAGGGCTTTGACGTGCCGCGCGATTCGATCCGGCTGGCCGAGGGGCCGGTGTTCGAGCATCAGGCGTTTCAGTACGGCCCGGCTTTCGGCCTTCAGTTTCACCCGGAAATGACGCTGCCGATGATCGACCGCTGGACCACGCACGCCCATCGCCGCCTGCGCCTGCCCGGCGCGAAGCCGCGCCGCCAGCACATTGCGGATCATCAGATCCACGGACCGCGCCAGAGGCTGTGGCTCAATCATTTCCTCGCGGCGTGGATCAAAAAGCGAGCGTGA
- a CDS encoding DUF1499 domain-containing protein, which translates to MRVYPQMSSAATWSRRIALLTLQLFVLTILLHQFAGLSTPVAMRVFGIAVLGAVIAVALALVALWRIWQDGSRGSRRALAAIFAAALVLAGPAWSLPKLFLEPGVTEVTTDATAPPAFRELAKVRADVARQVQAAAAPSPDSATTGPLTMKPLTVERSAEETFSLVRESIDELGWSIVSATPPADGQAGYIEATDRSLLFGITGDVAVRIRGGQSRARVDVRSASRYVEHDLGGNAERVSSLFQQVESAVARLEKNEEIARLARLRAERAKRIREAREAKARREKRQKQAYDTVSRQWRAPSAQRNRSRSRRSRRSQRQRTQELRQFWESMQR; encoded by the coding sequence ATGCGAGTTTATCCGCAGATGTCGTCCGCGGCCACCTGGAGCCGTCGCATTGCGCTGTTAACGCTACAGCTCTTCGTTCTGACGATCCTGCTGCATCAGTTCGCCGGGTTGTCCACGCCTGTGGCCATGCGCGTGTTCGGCATCGCCGTGCTTGGCGCGGTGATCGCGGTGGCGCTGGCGCTCGTGGCCCTCTGGCGCATCTGGCAAGACGGTTCGCGCGGATCGCGCCGGGCACTTGCGGCGATTTTCGCCGCAGCGTTAGTGCTGGCCGGGCCGGCCTGGTCGCTGCCAAAGCTTTTCCTTGAGCCTGGCGTCACGGAGGTGACTACCGATGCCACCGCGCCGCCGGCCTTCCGCGAACTGGCGAAAGTGCGCGCGGACGTGGCTCGTCAGGTACAAGCCGCTGCAGCGCCGTCTCCCGACAGCGCGACGACCGGTCCACTTACCATGAAGCCGTTAACGGTCGAGCGCTCGGCGGAGGAGACCTTCAGCCTTGTGCGCGAATCAATCGACGAACTGGGCTGGAGCATCGTCTCGGCGACGCCGCCGGCGGACGGCCAGGCGGGCTACATTGAGGCGACCGACCGTTCGCTGCTGTTCGGGATCACGGGCGATGTCGCTGTGCGCATTCGAGGCGGTCAGAGCCGCGCCCGCGTGGATGTGCGCTCAGCGTCGCGCTACGTCGAGCACGACTTGGGAGGTAATGCCGAGCGCGTGTCCAGCCTTTTCCAGCAGGTGGAGAGCGCGGTGGCACGGCTGGAGAAGAATGAGGAGATTGCCCGGCTTGCCCGACTGCGCGCCGAACGGGCCAAGCGCATCCGTGAGGCCCGGGAGGCGAAGGCGCGCCGCGAGAAGCGTCAGAAGCAGGCCTACGACACCGTTTCCCGGCAGTGGCGGGCACCATCGGCGCAGCGGAACCGCAGCCGTAGCCGGCGTTCGCGGCGGAGCCAGCGGCAGCGGACACAGGAGTTGCGCCAGTTCTGGGAGAGCATGCAGAGGTGA
- the rpmA gene encoding 50S ribosomal protein L27 translates to MAHKKAGGSSRNGRDTIGRRLGVKKFGGERVIPGNIIIRQRGTTWHPGDGVGMGRDYTIFAVREGRVAFRNIRGGRTTVSVLPEAE, encoded by the coding sequence ATGGCACACAAAAAGGCAGGCGGTTCATCCCGCAACGGACGCGACACGATCGGACGGCGCCTCGGCGTCAAGAAGTTCGGCGGGGAGCGGGTTATCCCGGGCAACATCATCATCCGCCAGCGCGGCACCACCTGGCACCCGGGCGACGGTGTCGGCATGGGTCGGGATTACACGATCTTCGCCGTGCGCGAAGGCCGTGTGGCTTTCCGGAACATCCGCGGCGGCCGGACAACGGTGTCAGTACTTCCCGAAGCCGAGTAA
- a CDS encoding AsmA family protein, with translation MRRILVIIGSAVLVAVAALFIIPFLVPASTVKGELAAYVKQATGRQLVIAGDGHFQVLPSTGVTFERIQLSGPDGDSQRPFLRAETVTAELNVMSLMGGGITFDALTLDNAIIDLRTDAAGNVNWEFGAARQPVEIAYAAPALAAPARVRIRRVSLRNSTIRYHTPDGRVPVEMTDADLAVRMPAPGEAATLRGAFSVRGRQIEVDATLETPQKLGFGERAKLTAALSGTFAELGLDGYVTPERTVTGALRADTDRPAELFALAGGNAAPMLERVALQAQLDTGADDIRLSGLTATFDEMTARGDLAVAMDGARPALSGQLDFDKLNLDAFRLQPVPRDAARAQDPGLWSAHAAPEDDIRLDLSELDALDADLTLTAKTLTRKALAARDAIVRARLSGGTLRLDLSRLNLYDGSAIGAAEVSAHQGVPVISAMLDVQDVDALPLFRDVSSFDWLSGKLNGRVRLASGGPTLDELRARLQGEADMALRNGALEGLDLPAILGRLQSGDISEFHRREGEETQFVRLDASWTIRKGVARTDDLQLEGPFVSADGNGEVDVRHEKIDLKLRPRVTPRASNGQTAEAVELPIRIQGDWTDPAILPDIEEVLKDPEKSLGAAKNFGKAVEEFTGGEVSEDDFKNAIEGLFGQSD, from the coding sequence ATGCGACGCATTCTCGTGATTATCGGCAGCGCCGTGCTGGTGGCAGTGGCGGCGCTCTTCATTATCCCGTTTCTCGTTCCAGCCTCGACGGTCAAGGGGGAGCTGGCCGCTTACGTAAAGCAGGCGACCGGACGCCAGCTCGTCATCGCCGGGGACGGGCATTTCCAGGTCCTTCCTTCTACCGGTGTAACCTTCGAGCGCATTCAGCTTTCCGGGCCGGACGGGGATTCGCAGCGGCCCTTCCTGCGCGCCGAGACCGTGACGGCCGAACTCAACGTGATGTCGCTCATGGGCGGCGGCATCACTTTCGACGCGCTGACACTCGACAATGCGATTATCGACCTGCGCACCGATGCCGCGGGCAACGTCAATTGGGAGTTCGGGGCGGCACGGCAGCCGGTGGAGATCGCCTACGCCGCTCCGGCCCTGGCGGCCCCGGCTCGCGTTCGCATCCGGCGAGTAAGCCTGCGCAATTCAACGATACGGTATCATACGCCGGATGGTCGCGTGCCGGTCGAAATGACGGACGCGGACCTGGCAGTGCGGATGCCGGCGCCGGGGGAAGCGGCGACACTTCGCGGTGCTTTCTCCGTCCGCGGGCGCCAGATCGAGGTCGATGCCACGCTTGAGACGCCTCAAAAACTTGGGTTCGGCGAGCGCGCCAAGCTGACGGCCGCGCTTTCGGGCACGTTTGCCGAACTCGGCCTCGACGGATACGTGACGCCGGAGAGAACTGTCACCGGCGCGCTTCGGGCTGATACGGACCGGCCGGCCGAACTCTTCGCGCTTGCCGGCGGCAACGCCGCGCCGATGCTCGAACGCGTCGCGCTGCAGGCCCAGCTGGATACCGGTGCCGATGACATTCGGCTCTCCGGGCTGACAGCAACGTTCGACGAAATGACGGCACGTGGCGACCTCGCGGTGGCAATGGATGGCGCGCGGCCTGCCCTCTCAGGACAGCTCGATTTCGACAAGCTCAATCTGGATGCCTTCCGCTTGCAACCTGTCCCGCGGGATGCAGCCCGCGCTCAGGATCCGGGGTTATGGTCGGCGCATGCTGCCCCGGAGGACGATATCCGGCTCGATCTGTCGGAGCTTGACGCGCTCGATGCCGACCTGACGCTCACAGCCAAGACGCTCACCCGGAAGGCGCTCGCTGCGCGCGACGCGATTGTCCGCGCCAGGCTCAGCGGCGGCACGCTGAGACTCGATCTGTCACGCCTGAACCTCTATGACGGCAGCGCGATCGGCGCCGCAGAGGTCAGCGCGCATCAGGGCGTGCCGGTCATCAGTGCGATGCTGGACGTGCAGGACGTCGACGCGCTGCCGCTTTTCCGCGATGTCTCGTCCTTTGACTGGCTGTCCGGCAAGCTGAACGGCCGGGTCCGGCTGGCCAGCGGCGGCCCGACGCTCGACGAGCTGCGCGCGAGGCTGCAGGGCGAGGCCGACATGGCCCTACGCAACGGTGCGCTGGAGGGGCTTGACCTCCCCGCCATCCTCGGCCGGCTTCAATCCGGCGATATATCGGAATTCCACCGTCGAGAGGGCGAGGAAACGCAGTTCGTCCGGCTGGATGCGTCATGGACCATCCGGAAAGGCGTTGCACGCACGGACGATCTGCAATTGGAAGGGCCGTTTGTCAGCGCCGACGGCAACGGTGAAGTCGATGTCCGCCACGAAAAGATTGATCTCAAGCTGCGTCCTCGCGTGACACCGCGGGCGTCCAACGGGCAGACAGCCGAGGCGGTGGAGCTACCGATCCGTATTCAGGGCGACTGGACCGACCCGGCAATCCTGCCAGATATCGAGGAAGTGCTTAAAGACCCGGAGAAAAGCCTCGGTGCGGCCAAGAATTTCGGCAAGGCCGTGGAAGAGTTCACCGGCGGCGAGGTTAGCGAGGACGACTTCAAGAACGCCATCGAAGGGCTGTTCGGACAGTCGGACTGA
- a CDS encoding 50S ribosomal protein L21 — protein MYAVIRTGGKQYRVAPNDVLEIEKVEADEGEVIELPEVLMIGKDGAAPQIGAPTIDGARVAAEVLEQGRGEKIIVFKKKRRKNYRRKRGHRQPLTTIRVLEVLEAGQKPGEGVGSAPAKETKGKGKAKKGTEQAPAAGAAEESKAQKKASGKQKPAAPSGFEKLDAPQGEPDNLKALPGVGPKLAEKLNEYGIFHFHQLAAMSEADVEEMDAALNLRGRATRDDWVGQAKQFIEDSSA, from the coding sequence ATGTATGCGGTCATTCGCACGGGCGGCAAGCAATACCGTGTGGCGCCCAATGACGTTCTGGAAATCGAAAAGGTCGAGGCGGACGAAGGCGAAGTCATCGAGCTTCCCGAGGTCCTGATGATCGGGAAGGACGGCGCTGCCCCCCAGATCGGGGCGCCGACCATCGACGGCGCGCGCGTCGCCGCGGAGGTGCTGGAGCAGGGCCGCGGCGAGAAGATCATAGTCTTCAAGAAGAAGCGCCGGAAGAATTATCGCCGCAAGCGGGGACATCGCCAGCCGCTCACGACCATTCGCGTGCTGGAGGTGCTGGAGGCCGGCCAGAAGCCTGGCGAAGGCGTGGGCAGCGCACCGGCCAAGGAGACGAAAGGCAAAGGCAAGGCCAAGAAAGGCACGGAGCAAGCTCCGGCCGCTGGCGCTGCCGAGGAGAGCAAGGCTCAGAAGAAAGCATCCGGCAAGCAGAAGCCGGCAGCGCCCTCCGGCTTCGAAAAGCTGGATGCCCCGCAAGGCGAGCCCGACAACCTCAAGGCCCTGCCGGGCGTCGGCCCGAAACTGGCTGAAAAGCTCAACGAATATGGTATCTTCCACTTCCATCAGCTTGCCGCCATGAGCGAGGCGGACGTGGAAGAAATGGACGCCGCGCTGAACCTGCGCGGCCGCGCCACCCGCGACGACTGGGTCGGTCAGGCCAAGCAGTTTATCGAGGACAGCAGCGCCTGA
- a CDS encoding YdcF family protein, with translation MGHANEARPAPAMDSMIWRRRTAMRTRSEDQTDNLRGAQRSSVLTALRWLLLATLATVALFGIGLLVFVSQIEKSPPNSNIQADAIVVLTGGDSRVTEAVRLLAAGRGRRLLISGVHPKTTTAMLRRINPEAERLFDCCIDLDRNARDTIENADETRRWAAERGFRSVIVVTSSYHMPRGLVELRRALPSLELIPYPVVPARLRLDAWWAHPGTFRLLASEYAKYVASVARCAGVRLMGGGRGIHGCFDPLSV, from the coding sequence ATGGGCCACGCAAACGAGGCGCGGCCCGCACCGGCGATGGACAGCATGATCTGGCGCAGGCGGACCGCCATGCGAACGCGCTCTGAAGACCAAACCGACAATCTGCGTGGCGCGCAGCGCAGCAGCGTGCTGACGGCTCTGCGCTGGCTGCTTCTTGCGACGCTGGCCACGGTCGCTCTGTTCGGCATCGGCCTGCTTGTGTTCGTCAGCCAGATCGAGAAGAGCCCGCCCAACAGCAACATCCAGGCCGATGCGATCGTGGTCTTGACAGGCGGCGATTCGCGGGTCACGGAAGCGGTCCGGCTGCTGGCCGCCGGGCGCGGGCGGCGCCTACTCATCTCGGGTGTGCACCCCAAGACGACGACCGCGATGCTCCGGCGCATCAACCCAGAGGCCGAGCGGCTGTTCGACTGTTGCATCGATCTTGACCGCAACGCGCGGGACACCATCGAGAATGCCGATGAAACGCGGCGCTGGGCGGCGGAGCGTGGTTTCCGGTCGGTCATCGTCGTCACGTCGAGCTATCACATGCCGCGCGGGCTGGTGGAACTGCGCCGGGCGTTGCCGAGTCTGGAGTTGATTCCTTACCCGGTCGTCCCCGCCCGTCTGCGGTTGGATGCCTGGTGGGCGCATCCCGGCACCTTTCGCCTGCTTGCCAGCGAGTACGCAAAATATGTCGCCAGCGTTGCGCGCTGTGCCGGCGTGCGGCTAATGGGCGGCGGTCGCGGCATTCATGGCTGTTTCGATCCCTTGTCCGTGTGA
- a CDS encoding Pr6Pr family membrane protein, producing the protein MKAGLRLLVAVVAVVGLFLAFNYGLHARIPDLLWRTLHFLSFFTILTNGIIALAMALPVLAPESAAGRFFTSPRVRTAIGGYIIIVAAVYHVMLAPLWDPKGLNLIAQIILHTIVPIAFLLDWLVYTRRGETPWHCALTALILPFLYAAWIFAHGAWTGFYPYPFLDVAELGYGQVLLNMTVLTVLFICVELLLVTIDKGLAALQRGSAQTQG; encoded by the coding sequence ATGAAAGCCGGCCTGCGCCTGCTCGTGGCCGTCGTCGCGGTCGTCGGACTGTTTCTAGCGTTCAATTACGGACTGCACGCACGCATCCCGGATCTCCTTTGGCGGACGCTCCATTTTCTCAGCTTTTTCACCATCCTGACCAACGGAATCATCGCGCTCGCGATGGCTCTGCCAGTCCTGGCACCCGAAAGCGCGGCGGGCCGGTTCTTCACCAGCCCGCGCGTGCGGACCGCGATTGGGGGCTACATCATCATCGTCGCGGCCGTGTATCATGTCATGCTCGCGCCGCTGTGGGACCCGAAGGGCCTGAACCTGATCGCGCAGATCATCCTGCACACGATCGTGCCGATCGCCTTTCTGCTGGACTGGCTTGTCTACACGCGGCGCGGCGAGACGCCGTGGCACTGCGCGCTGACGGCGCTGATCCTGCCGTTCCTTTACGCGGCATGGATTTTCGCGCACGGCGCCTGGACCGGCTTTTATCCATATCCCTTCCTTGATGTCGCCGAACTGGGCTATGGGCAGGTGCTGCTGAACATGACTGTGCTGACGGTCTTGTTCATTTGCGTGGAACTGTTGCTGGTCACGATCGACAAAGGGCTGGCCGCGCTGCAACGCGGCTCGGCACAAACGCAAGGGTGA
- a CDS encoding TerB family tellurite resistance protein: protein MIKTLGQVLDNLMSGDSAKEETERVDDTRLAAAALLVHASTIDGYVEEAETERLQDVLKERYGLSGDQLHELVVAAERSERDAVDIYSFTSKLKKALSEEDRLEIIEMMWEIAYADGEVHGYEENLIWRTAELLGISSRERIRARKKVEAQQ, encoded by the coding sequence ATGATCAAGACATTGGGACAGGTGCTGGACAATCTGATGTCGGGCGACAGCGCCAAGGAGGAGACCGAAAGGGTTGACGATACGCGGCTGGCCGCCGCGGCGCTGCTCGTTCATGCCAGCACCATCGACGGTTATGTCGAAGAGGCCGAGACCGAGCGCCTCCAGGACGTTCTTAAGGAGCGCTATGGCCTTTCTGGCGACCAGCTTCACGAGTTGGTGGTCGCCGCCGAGCGCAGTGAGCGCGATGCTGTCGACATCTACAGTTTCACGTCCAAGCTCAAGAAGGCGCTGTCCGAGGAGGACCGGCTCGAGATCATCGAGATGATGTGGGAGATCGCCTACGCTGACGGCGAGGTCCATGGTTACGAGGAAAACCTGATCTGGCGTACGGCAGAACTTCTTGGCATCTCTTCGCGCGAACGCATCCGCGCCCGCAAGAAGGTCGAAGCACAGCAATAG
- a CDS encoding antibiotic biosynthesis monooxygenase family protein: MYIAMNRFKVAKGREAEFEEMWMNRDSYLHEVPGFLEFHLLRGPEHDDYRLYTSHSMWASYEAFQDWTRSEAFRKAHANAGSMPEGLTLGPPDFEGFEVVGEVKSEG; encoded by the coding sequence ATGTATATTGCCATGAACCGCTTCAAGGTCGCCAAAGGCCGCGAGGCGGAGTTCGAGGAGATGTGGATGAACCGCGATTCCTACCTGCACGAGGTTCCGGGTTTCCTCGAATTCCACCTGCTCCGCGGCCCGGAACATGACGATTACCGGTTGTACACGTCGCATTCGATGTGGGCGTCCTATGAAGCGTTCCAGGATTGGACGCGTTCGGAAGCCTTCCGCAAGGCGCACGCCAACGCCGGCAGCATGCCCGAAGGGCTGACGCTGGGTCCGCCCGACTTCGAGGGCTTCGAGGTGGTCGGCGAAGTCAAATCCGAAGGGTAA
- a CDS encoding SDR family NAD(P)-dependent oxidoreductase, whose protein sequence is MSGVIQRLERAWARRRVPAGAGPDPDDARRDVVLITGASEGIGLSLAHEFAAAGHDLALVARSEDKLAENAEALRAAHGIRVDCFAIDLAIHGHCDRLAEDLEARGLRVDVLVNNAGIGLSGEFVEHATADVLRLVDLNMRVLTDLMHRYLPEMLERGGGGVLNVASLGGALPGPYQAAYYASKAYVISLTEAVAHEIGGRGTRLSVVVPGPVATRFHKSMGAESALYTKVIGCMDPDVVARAAYQGFRCRKVIITPGILTTFNYFAVRILPHTLTTPLMGVLLKKRRFLQP, encoded by the coding sequence ATGAGCGGGGTGATTCAGCGACTCGAACGTGCCTGGGCGCGGCGCAGGGTGCCGGCCGGCGCGGGGCCGGACCCGGACGATGCGCGGCGCGATGTGGTCCTGATCACCGGCGCGAGCGAGGGCATAGGCCTTTCGCTGGCGCATGAATTCGCCGCCGCGGGACACGATCTGGCGCTGGTGGCGCGCAGCGAGGACAAGCTGGCCGAAAACGCCGAAGCCTTGCGGGCGGCGCACGGCATTCGGGTGGACTGCTTTGCGATCGACCTAGCGATCCACGGCCATTGCGACCGGCTGGCCGAGGATCTGGAGGCGCGCGGCCTGCGGGTCGATGTGCTGGTCAACAACGCCGGGATCGGCTTGAGCGGCGAATTCGTCGAACACGCAACGGCGGACGTGCTGCGCCTGGTTGACCTGAACATGCGCGTGCTGACCGACCTGATGCACCGGTATCTGCCGGAGATGCTCGAACGCGGCGGCGGGGGCGTGCTGAACGTCGCTTCACTGGGCGGCGCATTGCCGGGGCCGTATCAGGCGGCCTATTATGCCAGCAAGGCGTATGTGATCTCGCTGACCGAGGCGGTCGCGCACGAGATCGGCGGGCGCGGCACGCGGCTGTCGGTGGTGGTGCCGGGGCCGGTCGCCACGCGCTTTCACAAAAGCATGGGCGCGGAATCAGCGCTCTACACCAAGGTGATCGGCTGCATGGACCCGGATGTGGTGGCGCGAGCGGCCTATCAGGGCTTTCGCTGCCGCAAGGTCATCATCACGCCGGGCATACTGACGACATTCAATTATTTCGCGGTACGCATTCTGCCGCACACATTGACGACGCCCCTGATGGGCGTTCTGTTGAAAAAGCGGAGGTTTCTCCAGCCATGA